Proteins encoded together in one Haloarcula rubripromontorii window:
- a CDS encoding colicin immunity domain-containing protein, producing the protein MKAVQRANKYLDLIRSYTDGEIEASEFMHTYLTEFKEDYHDVAPDEPYEVLEPLFFACDVYCDDPELRGKHDIGKRQFFKEAAYARRRLEEMLNEMEESGSNE; encoded by the coding sequence ATGAAAGCTGTTCAGAGAGCCAACAAGTATTTAGATCTTATACGCTCCTACACAGATGGAGAAATAGAAGCGTCAGAATTCATGCATACGTATCTGACTGAGTTCAAGGAGGATTACCACGATGTTGCTCCAGACGAGCCATACGAAGTACTCGAACCGTTATTCTTTGCATGTGATGTTTACTGCGATGACCCAGAACTACGAGGGAAGCATGATATTGGGAAGCGCCAATTTTTCAAAGAAGCAGCCTATGCCCGAAGGAGACTGGAGGAGATGCTGAACGAAATGGAAGAAAGTGGCTCCAACGAATAA
- a CDS encoding colicin D domain-containing protein gives MDDAATQWRFTRAYDNGELDSDEMATALKRYDELDANEKRTADAMVMRGGDDGVSLLDEQVCNSPCDSFTEAWHGLKQTDSVSSNDATTFRNNLLGGVQRGEISDDRAADLLGDTKQLATDEGCDVTDVINRDDRFSRALIRQYDESGSVGTDTLRRMDQVGEIDLPDGQIERKYKHADDFGVTGNNNPENQEAFREAIAEHAVNPNTERIEGRYTRLEGDQSVTHIYNPNTGNDIIIDDGEFLTGFKLTQGQRKNIRNTGVIGGG, from the coding sequence ATGGACGACGCCGCTACCCAGTGGCGGTTTACCCGGGCCTACGATAACGGCGAACTGGACAGTGACGAAATGGCGACGGCTCTCAAGCGGTACGACGAGTTGGACGCGAACGAAAAACGAACGGCCGATGCGATGGTGATGCGTGGCGGTGACGATGGCGTCTCACTCCTCGATGAGCAGGTCTGTAACAGTCCCTGTGACAGTTTCACTGAGGCCTGGCATGGACTCAAACAAACTGATTCAGTCAGTTCCAATGACGCCACCACCTTCCGAAACAATCTATTGGGAGGCGTCCAACGAGGCGAAATAAGCGATGACCGGGCAGCCGACCTCCTCGGAGACACGAAACAGCTCGCCACCGACGAGGGTTGTGATGTCACTGATGTCATCAACAGAGACGATCGCTTCTCACGAGCGCTGATCAGACAATACGACGAATCAGGCTCTGTTGGGACGGATACGCTGCGGAGGATGGATCAAGTCGGGGAGATAGACCTCCCAGACGGCCAAATTGAGCGCAAATACAAACATGCTGATGACTTCGGCGTGACCGGTAACAACAACCCAGAAAATCAGGAAGCGTTCAGAGAGGCAATCGCTGAGCATGCGGTTAATCCAAATACGGAACGAATCGAAGGTCGATACACTCGATTAGAAGGTGACCAAAGTGTCACACACATATACAATCCAAACACTGGAAATGATATCATCATCGACGACGGGGAGTTCCTCACTGGATTCAAATTGACTCAGGGACAAAGGAAGAATATACGAAACACGGGAGTTATTGGAGGGGGATGA
- a CDS encoding dockerin type I domain-containing protein: MTSSTTKLQAIFGVLLLVTVGPVSGMMTGAGAGPLQTAGNDTPGASAGNQAVTTAGNEPTQTPAAAAGNQATGPLSTNWNGSTEPNASAIAQLPPRENDSHPYPLVDDNQPTDPDGDGLYEDVNGDGAVNIVDVDALSRHLGSTAVGANWSAYDYTGDNRTDVGDIQWLLVATRSTASNDTDGDGLPDAYERNVTKTDPRVADSDGDAVIDGAEDWDNDTLPAYREYRLGTDPHSNDTDGDGLTDEVESRLQGVDPTDPDTNGDGVSDSEWNLDQDNLTTGEELEAGTDPFVADSDSDGFTDGREIEHGTNALNPDTDDDGLLDGEEITLGTDPTNPDSDSDGVRDGNETFTTTTADEDLGLTVRVNGSGDIASSVSTSGVTDGPVVTDSLQNASVSPVVEFESEREFDNATIAFSYNESAVPNNESTLAIFRYNRSAQTYVPLNTTVDAENNTVRTQTPHFSRYVAMDYTEWVKQFDGNRTSPWSVDQNFTNTTIANLPSWTQTQGMAVQAGVTNGSLQVTSPGDDSTTGLKSIDTFEDGDLSEYYLREGSSDHVRVTDSPQVTPRNGSNLLEVASGVKLQSRSGLDRYPSAGDTFDFWVHFNGVEYGQERDLGFRFGVTDEADHFYNAYLGQGDSPIQLRREHGSSKYVFAETDTQLPKDRWLRGRIEWGKDGQISLTVTDTQGNQYANISGVDTTLKSGGIEYHVSDNRDDPSYFGESVIINSSAVSPDDGSSTETSEHGQVTRTFGSINGIKNFTVQINATSTGGGRVALQTANGSVLDNASITKRDVYRLNASGTETNGRLELAVTAENGIVSVDRVRVKRDSDGDGLPDTVERAETRIGSGETIQTDPTDADTDGDGLSDSKEIGQYTEVRYRGTTVSYYKHLANPRQVDTDGDNLTDAEEVAGWEVQRTTSANASQGYLNVSRPDPSKQLLRSYLRSLYRGETDAYQHPINRGTDSRSSRAIAIAIAKETDINVSVLSEAGNSPSPNRAYLTNTTAISDPLLSDTDDDGLADNVEHLRGTDPNRADTDGDSIPDQTEFESGTAPVLFDHRAPTVTIEGIRTKRIKDSTKVVVRQQGTTKTVSPKNIDVTDSDGPNSIFVAKYRYTVRLRAHDPSGVSKLVVKPDCQYLARQAGSNLDPVPQSACQVDGETIEFDNETTTSYRRVEFTVRTPVDKAGVFALQELGQFFETSPVTVTAIDSNRNRRSSDYTSPGAIPELAKTAADHPATGEVTEDRVISGIAYRSGGVWGIQQSALDISYFLSHPWTAVTWLGDLEKLPDAALRAPETLPSAARNLQDRQNPFDRSTETENYKLYGQSWLVGYGTGTAGSEVSIGLATGGGSTVSKAAKLRKVTDTVGDAGTTARGWTFHRSVKMASTISKDTDIKPAGTRRALGRVAIPERVRHAQRLNSPRWTRLIESVPERATGPSRTERVSRSMRRTGDSGRELMLDLHSSGDQRALETFVAMDDVPATQRAFARAYESGDLGSDEMATALKRYDELDSREQDAADELIADTGDDGTEFLAEADDNTVQRVVADGGIDGYDRTKADLLADDSVDSAMITRVDDRINKLNTKDAERAKDLVDETGADGARIIDELGKAKGDALQSFIQADLQGADMAKWRNGLARKSGDSDSPVQSEGIAQYAKDVRGIQKLKGSDNIDIKNSEGLVEETIEDPTASQIRGQKFEASRTKYYAEEYGDVTVEPATSGQGEPDLLVNRGSSSKPLYVEQKNVKGDLKGGLELKDRIHKADGSFDGISKDHNRVVEIGAEGKIPDDFNPTTTGTDTPKESFKELIRAKRNGEDINRLPKSLSGWDNPGMTVKIINDNGEAVDNGKFSVRKAYNEVNNGN; the protein is encoded by the coding sequence ATGACAAGTTCGACGACAAAATTACAAGCGATATTTGGTGTATTACTATTAGTGACTGTCGGTCCAGTCTCGGGAATGATGACCGGGGCCGGGGCTGGCCCGCTGCAGACGGCCGGCAATGACACCCCCGGTGCAAGTGCCGGAAACCAGGCTGTCACCACGGCCGGAAACGAGCCGACACAAACACCCGCCGCAGCGGCCGGGAACCAGGCGACTGGACCACTTTCGACCAACTGGAATGGCTCAACAGAGCCGAATGCGAGTGCCATTGCGCAGTTACCGCCCCGAGAAAACGATTCTCACCCGTACCCGCTCGTCGATGATAACCAGCCCACAGATCCAGATGGTGACGGCCTCTACGAAGATGTCAACGGCGATGGGGCTGTCAATATCGTCGACGTCGACGCACTGTCTCGTCACTTGGGGTCCACAGCAGTTGGTGCCAACTGGAGTGCGTACGATTACACAGGAGACAACCGAACCGATGTCGGGGATATCCAGTGGCTCCTCGTCGCCACACGCTCGACGGCCTCGAACGACACTGACGGTGATGGACTTCCCGATGCATACGAGCGAAACGTCACGAAAACCGACCCCAGGGTAGCAGACTCTGACGGAGATGCTGTGATCGACGGCGCAGAAGACTGGGATAATGATACATTACCGGCATATCGCGAATATCGACTCGGTACTGACCCTCACAGCAACGATACAGACGGTGACGGCCTCACTGATGAGGTCGAATCACGACTTCAGGGCGTTGATCCGACCGACCCTGACACAAACGGGGATGGTGTTTCAGACTCCGAATGGAATCTAGACCAGGATAATTTGACTACCGGCGAAGAACTAGAGGCTGGGACTGATCCGTTCGTAGCTGATTCCGACAGCGATGGCTTCACCGATGGACGTGAAATCGAACATGGAACGAACGCGTTGAATCCGGACACCGACGACGACGGCTTACTCGATGGCGAAGAGATCACACTGGGTACCGATCCGACAAATCCAGACTCGGACAGCGATGGTGTCCGCGACGGCAACGAGACGTTCACGACAACGACAGCGGACGAAGACTTGGGTTTGACTGTCCGAGTCAACGGCTCCGGCGATATCGCGTCCAGCGTGAGTACTTCGGGAGTTACCGACGGACCTGTTGTCACTGACTCCTTACAGAATGCAAGCGTTTCACCTGTCGTTGAATTCGAAAGTGAACGCGAGTTCGACAACGCGACTATTGCATTCTCCTACAATGAGTCGGCGGTTCCGAACAACGAATCCACGCTGGCGATATTCCGATACAACCGGTCGGCCCAAACCTACGTCCCGCTGAATACAACTGTCGATGCGGAGAACAATACTGTACGGACACAGACGCCGCATTTCTCGCGGTACGTGGCGATGGATTATACGGAATGGGTCAAACAGTTCGACGGGAATCGCACCTCTCCTTGGAGTGTTGATCAGAATTTCACCAATACGACCATCGCGAATCTCCCATCGTGGACCCAGACCCAAGGGATGGCAGTCCAAGCTGGCGTAACGAACGGCAGCCTGCAGGTGACTAGTCCGGGAGACGATTCGACTACCGGCCTGAAATCGATCGATACCTTCGAAGACGGTGATTTGTCCGAATATTATCTTCGCGAGGGTTCGTCCGATCACGTGAGAGTAACCGACTCGCCTCAAGTGACACCGCGGAACGGGAGCAACCTGCTCGAGGTCGCATCTGGTGTCAAACTCCAGTCGAGAAGCGGCCTCGACCGGTATCCGTCGGCAGGTGATACGTTCGATTTCTGGGTCCATTTCAACGGCGTCGAATACGGGCAAGAACGAGATCTGGGCTTCAGATTCGGTGTCACCGATGAAGCTGACCACTTCTACAATGCTTATCTCGGACAGGGTGACAGTCCAATTCAACTCCGAAGGGAACACGGTTCTAGCAAGTATGTTTTCGCGGAAACAGATACGCAGCTCCCCAAAGACCGCTGGCTTCGTGGCCGCATCGAATGGGGAAAAGATGGCCAGATATCACTCACCGTGACGGACACCCAAGGTAACCAGTATGCCAACATCTCTGGCGTCGATACGACTCTCAAATCCGGTGGCATTGAGTATCATGTTTCTGACAACCGTGATGATCCGTCATACTTCGGAGAGTCGGTAATCATCAACAGCTCTGCTGTGTCTCCTGACGATGGTTCGTCCACCGAGACATCTGAGCATGGTCAGGTGACGCGCACCTTTGGATCGATTAACGGGATCAAGAACTTCACTGTACAGATCAATGCCACGTCGACCGGCGGCGGCCGGGTCGCACTCCAGACCGCGAATGGCAGTGTCCTCGATAATGCGTCCATTACCAAGCGGGATGTTTACCGGCTCAATGCGTCGGGCACCGAAACGAACGGCCGACTCGAACTGGCAGTAACGGCGGAGAATGGAATCGTTTCGGTCGACCGAGTGCGCGTCAAGCGGGATAGCGACGGCGATGGACTGCCAGATACTGTCGAGCGGGCTGAGACACGGATTGGTAGCGGGGAGACGATCCAAACAGATCCGACCGATGCCGATACCGACGGCGACGGCCTCTCAGACAGCAAAGAAATCGGCCAGTACACGGAGGTCAGGTATCGCGGCACAACTGTCTCCTATTACAAGCACCTCGCCAATCCAAGGCAGGTCGACACTGACGGCGACAACCTGACCGACGCGGAGGAAGTCGCAGGCTGGGAAGTTCAGCGGACGACCAGTGCAAATGCGTCACAGGGCTATTTGAACGTTTCTCGTCCCGATCCCTCGAAACAATTACTGAGATCATATCTGCGCTCATTGTACCGTGGCGAGACTGATGCGTACCAGCACCCAATTAACCGTGGTACAGATAGCCGTTCTTCGAGAGCCATCGCGATAGCAATCGCAAAAGAAACTGATATCAACGTTTCAGTGCTCAGTGAGGCTGGTAATAGCCCTTCACCGAATCGGGCGTATCTCACGAATACAACCGCAATATCTGATCCGCTGCTGTCTGACACCGACGATGATGGACTTGCAGACAACGTTGAACACCTTCGTGGGACAGACCCAAATCGTGCTGACACTGATGGCGACAGCATCCCCGATCAGACAGAGTTCGAAAGTGGTACAGCTCCAGTCCTGTTCGACCACCGTGCTCCAACGGTAACGATCGAAGGCATTCGAACAAAACGTATAAAAGATTCAACGAAGGTGGTCGTGAGGCAACAGGGTACTACAAAAACGGTAAGCCCCAAAAATATCGATGTTACAGACTCGGATGGTCCCAATTCTATTTTCGTTGCAAAATACCGGTACACCGTCCGTTTACGTGCCCATGATCCGAGCGGCGTCTCCAAATTGGTGGTGAAGCCGGATTGTCAGTATCTTGCTCGTCAAGCAGGCTCGAATCTAGACCCTGTCCCACAGTCAGCGTGTCAGGTTGACGGAGAGACAATCGAGTTTGACAATGAGACAACGACATCGTACAGGCGAGTCGAATTCACCGTTCGAACACCTGTCGACAAAGCTGGAGTGTTTGCCCTTCAGGAACTTGGTCAGTTCTTCGAAACCTCTCCGGTAACTGTTACAGCAATTGATAGCAACAGGAACAGGCGATCTAGTGACTACACTTCTCCGGGGGCAATTCCCGAGCTTGCCAAGACCGCTGCTGATCATCCGGCTACTGGCGAGGTGACCGAAGATCGCGTGATCTCGGGAATAGCATACCGAAGCGGAGGGGTATGGGGTATTCAGCAATCAGCACTTGATATATCCTACTTCCTCTCACATCCGTGGACGGCTGTCACCTGGCTCGGAGATCTCGAAAAGCTTCCTGACGCAGCGCTGAGAGCGCCTGAGACCCTTCCCTCTGCAGCCAGGAATCTTCAGGATCGGCAGAACCCGTTCGACCGGAGTACCGAGACAGAAAACTACAAACTCTATGGTCAAAGTTGGTTGGTGGGATACGGCACCGGTACCGCTGGCTCTGAGGTCAGTATTGGCCTCGCAACCGGTGGTGGCTCAACGGTCTCGAAAGCCGCAAAATTGCGGAAGGTAACTGACACAGTTGGCGATGCTGGAACGACAGCGAGAGGCTGGACATTCCATCGGTCAGTTAAGATGGCATCAACCATTTCGAAAGACACTGATATCAAGCCAGCAGGAACCCGACGCGCACTCGGCCGGGTGGCGATACCCGAGCGTGTGCGCCATGCACAGCGGCTGAACTCACCACGATGGACACGACTCATCGAATCGGTCCCAGAGCGCGCTACAGGCCCATCCCGAACCGAACGAGTTAGTCGGTCGATGCGACGAACTGGCGATTCTGGACGGGAGCTGATGTTGGATCTGCATAGCTCCGGGGACCAACGAGCGCTGGAAACGTTCGTCGCGATGGACGACGTGCCCGCCACACAGCGGGCCTTCGCCCGCGCATACGAGAGCGGCGACCTCGGCAGCGACGAGATGGCGACGGCGCTCAAGCGGTACGACGAGCTGGATAGCCGAGAGCAGGATGCGGCTGACGAGCTAATTGCTGATACGGGCGACGATGGTACGGAATTCCTCGCCGAAGCCGACGACAATACCGTCCAGCGAGTGGTGGCTGACGGGGGTATCGACGGGTACGACCGGACGAAAGCCGATCTACTGGCTGACGACAGTGTGGATTCGGCGATGATTACTCGGGTAGACGATCGGATTAATAAACTGAATACAAAAGATGCAGAGCGAGCGAAGGATCTGGTTGATGAGACTGGGGCAGATGGTGCCAGGATTATTGACGAGTTAGGCAAAGCAAAGGGAGATGCGTTGCAGTCGTTCATTCAGGCTGATCTGCAAGGCGCCGATATGGCAAAATGGCGAAACGGGCTTGCTCGGAAGTCTGGTGATTCAGACTCTCCCGTTCAATCGGAGGGTATCGCCCAATATGCAAAGGATGTCCGTGGTATACAGAAGTTAAAAGGCAGTGACAATATAGATATAAAGAATTCGGAAGGGCTCGTAGAAGAAACGATTGAAGACCCAACAGCTAGCCAGATTCGCGGTCAAAAATTCGAAGCTAGTCGAACAAAATACTATGCAGAGGAGTACGGCGATGTGACTGTAGAGCCAGCAACTAGTGGACAGGGAGAGCCGGATTTGCTTGTTAACAGGGGAAGCAGCTCTAAACCACTGTATGTGGAACAAAAGAATGTCAAAGGTGACCTCAAAGGTGGGTTGGAATTGAAGGACAGAATACACAAGGCCGATGGCTCATTCGACGGAATCTCGAAAGACCACAACCGAGTCGTTGAAATAGGTGCTGAGGGGAAAATCCCTGACGACTTCAACCCGACTACTACGGGCACTGACACACCGAAAGAATCTTTCAAAGAGCTAATCAGAGCAAAGCGGAATGGCGAAGACATCAATAGATTGCCTAAGAGCTTATCCGGTTGGGATAACCCTGGCATGACAGTAAAGATAATCAATGATAACGGCGAAGCCGTCGACAACGGAAAGTTCTCCGTCCGCAAGGCGTATAACGAGGTAAACAATGGGAACTAA
- a CDS encoding tyrosine-type recombinase/integrase yields the protein MNRLPPEYDATPGDDALEAAIDKRLVDIDSGRYRTNVASVLRKFAAWSRDQHGITSPEHIDDDLCRQYARDLARAEDRDEISPETARRYFAYLRSFLTWAVYEGLIQTNPAKTNHAEDPLPTDETESDQQYWTTRDRDAICATATARVDEAGESEDIDRTAAYRNQALVFLLAYSGARSAELVAVSDDEDRNGLRWRHVDLNAGTMQVFGKNRTRESAPILDDAIRPLRRWKQLREPDDDEAVFPRLDNAAKALEPTPSITTQSARNVLADLCDWSEYDFEEPLKPHGARRGLGREIYRENPQLAQDVLRHKSIETTHEGYAQEAAKRTRDEANDIIGSE from the coding sequence ATGAATCGTCTTCCGCCTGAGTACGACGCTACTCCCGGGGATGACGCCCTCGAAGCAGCCATCGACAAGCGGCTCGTCGATATCGACTCCGGACGCTATCGAACCAACGTCGCGAGCGTCCTCCGGAAATTCGCAGCATGGAGTCGGGACCAGCACGGTATCACGAGTCCAGAGCATATCGACGACGACCTCTGTCGGCAATACGCTCGTGACCTCGCCCGTGCCGAGGATCGAGATGAGATTTCCCCAGAAACAGCCCGCCGCTACTTCGCCTATCTGCGCTCGTTCCTCACTTGGGCTGTCTACGAGGGCCTAATCCAGACAAACCCAGCCAAGACCAACCACGCCGAAGACCCGCTTCCAACCGACGAGACAGAGAGCGACCAGCAGTACTGGACCACACGCGACCGCGACGCCATCTGTGCGACTGCCACTGCTCGCGTCGACGAAGCCGGCGAGAGCGAGGACATCGACCGGACAGCGGCGTACCGCAATCAGGCACTCGTCTTCCTCCTCGCCTACTCTGGTGCTCGCAGCGCAGAACTCGTCGCCGTCTCCGACGATGAAGACCGCAACGGCCTCCGATGGCGACACGTCGATCTCAACGCCGGTACGATGCAGGTGTTCGGGAAGAACCGCACTCGTGAGTCTGCGCCGATCCTCGACGATGCTATCCGTCCACTCCGGCGCTGGAAGCAACTTCGGGAGCCCGATGATGACGAGGCTGTGTTCCCCAGACTCGACAACGCTGCGAAAGCGTTGGAACCGACGCCGTCGATCACAACGCAGTCAGCACGAAATGTCCTCGCTGACCTCTGTGACTGGTCAGAGTATGACTTCGAGGAACCCCTGAAGCCCCACGGCGCTCGCCGTGGCCTCGGACGAGAAATCTATCGCGAGAATCCACAGCTGGCCCAAGATGTACTCCGGCACAAGTCCATCGAAACCACACACGAGGGCTACGCTCAGGAAGCCGCGAAACGCACCCGCGACGAAGCGAACGATATCATCGGCAGTGAGTAA
- a CDS encoding transposase, which translates to MVTSCDSQRSVFRRIAQQSYAEWPAYNSTPLYDRSSLAGLEEDIRIVASTWFDHQAHHSTDEFVSHYPVAYVEFGPHDQYSGATQYEMAQLFRLFLLKELHGWTHETALLTYLTHHSELREQLELETIPDQSTLWRSWHERFTTELRETVEAAARTILIKAQDADVAVPREPERQLPFQRDEEESDTGNQAVLDETASITNHISRIVFPVFSLNRGGGCEIHENAYWDLQTHLGLRERLAANEGARSFVYESTRDRTPLGHAHREHIRDLSIEQIREMYRRAVTRLLEEVAETEEFFRAGIVAIDITEADPFTGDRTGHEDEIIGTQEKTDEYAYQWATVQLVGNAVPIVLDARPVRKGETRLEIVEDLLNSAQDLVHVDNVLMDREFDSQHVLEMLSQRGLSYVVPKRMQTSEKAQAKRLLQRGQDRYETDRKLHLGKNEWHETTLIYRRKEDSEYDDHRQYSVFMSNRGSSFLTEYGYRWEIESGYRSIKRFMAATTSKDFGLRFFYFAFACLLYSIWRAVDLLVQVELTDDYEHSPIVTADNTLTLLKKETGIG; encoded by the coding sequence GTGGTAACGAGTTGTGACTCCCAACGCAGTGTGTTTCGACGGATCGCCCAGCAATCATACGCTGAGTGGCCAGCATATAATTCGACACCACTCTATGACCGAAGTTCTCTCGCTGGCCTGGAAGAAGACATACGTATCGTTGCCTCCACATGGTTTGACCATCAGGCACACCACTCCACCGACGAGTTCGTGTCTCACTACCCAGTAGCGTATGTCGAGTTTGGGCCACATGACCAGTATTCTGGAGCCACCCAGTACGAGATGGCTCAACTGTTCCGATTATTTCTACTCAAAGAACTTCACGGCTGGACCCACGAAACGGCACTCCTCACGTATCTCACTCACCACTCTGAACTCCGTGAGCAACTAGAATTAGAGACGATCCCAGACCAGTCAACGCTGTGGCGCAGCTGGCATGAACGATTCACTACAGAGCTTCGTGAGACAGTTGAAGCAGCTGCGCGGACGATTCTGATCAAAGCTCAGGACGCGGACGTTGCTGTCCCGCGCGAGCCAGAACGTCAGCTTCCATTTCAGCGTGACGAGGAAGAATCAGACACGGGTAACCAAGCCGTCCTAGACGAAACAGCGTCGATTACGAACCACATCAGCCGCATCGTCTTCCCAGTTTTCTCGTTAAATCGTGGTGGTGGTTGTGAAATCCACGAGAACGCGTATTGGGACTTACAAACACATCTCGGGCTTCGAGAACGGTTGGCTGCTAACGAAGGAGCCCGCAGTTTCGTCTACGAATCAACCCGGGATCGAACGCCGTTGGGCCACGCCCATCGCGAGCACATCCGCGACCTGTCGATTGAACAGATTCGGGAGATGTACCGACGAGCCGTGACTCGATTATTGGAAGAAGTAGCGGAGACAGAGGAGTTCTTCCGAGCGGGGATCGTCGCTATCGATATTACTGAAGCGGACCCGTTCACAGGCGACAGGACCGGGCACGAAGACGAGATTATTGGGACACAGGAGAAGACCGATGAGTACGCCTATCAGTGGGCGACGGTCCAACTGGTCGGCAACGCCGTTCCAATTGTGCTGGATGCGCGCCCGGTCCGAAAGGGAGAGACACGACTAGAAATCGTCGAAGACTTGCTCAACTCTGCCCAGGACCTCGTTCACGTCGATAACGTGCTGATGGACCGCGAGTTTGATAGTCAGCACGTTCTAGAGATGCTCAGCCAGCGCGGGCTGTCGTACGTCGTCCCAAAGAGAATGCAGACGAGCGAGAAAGCACAGGCCAAGCGATTGCTCCAGCGGGGTCAAGACCGATACGAAACCGACCGCAAACTCCATCTCGGGAAGAACGAGTGGCACGAGACAACGCTGATCTACCGACGGAAGGAGGACTCTGAATATGATGATCACCGGCAGTACTCGGTGTTCATGTCCAATCGCGGTAGTAGCTTCCTCACTGAATACGGCTATCGCTGGGAGATCGAGAGTGGCTACAGGTCGATTAAGCGATTCATGGCCGCAACGACATCGAAGGATTTCGGGTTACGGTTCTTTTATTTCGCGTTCGCGTGTCTCCTGTACTCGATTTGGCGAGCGGTGGACCTGCTGGTACAAGTTGAGTTGACCGACGACTACGAGCATTCGCCAATTGTGACGGCCGATAACACGCTGACGCTGTTGAAGAAGGAAACCGGAATCGGATAG
- a CDS encoding transposase produces the protein MSETLDPLSDRACRMTYAYKTGIHLRETLRDGVCLRTAVSEVTIHTEHLEDGYPDWHPAPDSFQGMLRLFIYREITGDSYRTLETYQELAEPFGLEHIPDESVLSRAWRNRFTDGVREYVTVAAHFVVKEIHDHGPAVSAVRPKEDVIESDEDSPADDEESSRAFSDEQIHRTTRLARDHGFDGFDSGRAENASYEDTQFFELQTFMGMVGCGTAQGAARFQFRRGEEYGPHGDTHLRAVKQFEPTELVEGFDQASDRLLSAIADEASFRRPVTAAIDITTVPYYGDVEGMPMVSGIGGEEERAFKFATLSVVGENVPLILAIEPVRESSAWDDNQSNQVHRVVRRLVTRAKDHVPIETVLCDREFDSMRVYQTLSNLGVNYLIPKRISSTEREAIETMEADGQDVAVETASVEVEAGSHPMRFLYVPSTKGDGTAVFATNLPVGPDQAESFCRRYSRRWQIENEYKSIKNDFLAKTSSKDYRVRLFYFVFAVLLYNIWRLTDFLLKAGVDSEMEYVPVLTAGECVEIVVSALIPPD, from the coding sequence ATGTCGGAGACCCTGGACCCGCTCTCGGACCGTGCCTGCCGCATGACTTACGCCTACAAGACCGGGATCCACCTTAGGGAAACACTACGAGATGGAGTCTGTCTCCGGACGGCTGTGAGCGAGGTCACCATCCACACCGAGCATCTCGAAGACGGCTACCCTGACTGGCACCCAGCACCCGATTCGTTCCAGGGAATGCTCCGGCTGTTCATATATCGGGAGATTACGGGCGACAGTTACCGGACCCTCGAAACGTACCAGGAACTCGCTGAACCGTTCGGGTTGGAACACATCCCCGACGAGTCAGTCCTCTCTCGCGCTTGGCGCAATCGATTCACCGACGGTGTTCGTGAGTACGTGACCGTCGCTGCCCACTTCGTCGTCAAAGAGATCCACGACCACGGCCCCGCCGTCTCTGCAGTACGGCCGAAAGAGGACGTCATTGAGTCTGATGAGGACTCGCCCGCTGACGATGAAGAGAGTAGTCGTGCGTTTTCGGACGAACAGATCCACCGGACGACGCGCCTCGCACGAGACCACGGCTTCGACGGGTTCGACTCGGGACGAGCAGAGAACGCCTCCTACGAAGACACGCAGTTTTTCGAGTTACAGACGTTCATGGGAATGGTAGGCTGCGGGACTGCGCAGGGAGCCGCTCGCTTCCAATTCCGGCGCGGCGAGGAGTACGGTCCACACGGCGACACGCACCTGCGGGCGGTCAAGCAGTTCGAACCCACAGAACTCGTTGAGGGGTTTGATCAGGCCAGTGACCGCCTGCTGTCTGCAATCGCTGATGAGGCGTCGTTTCGACGCCCGGTGACTGCAGCGATCGACATCACGACCGTGCCCTACTACGGCGATGTCGAGGGAATGCCGATGGTCAGTGGAATCGGAGGCGAGGAGGAACGAGCGTTCAAATTCGCGACGCTCTCGGTTGTCGGTGAGAACGTGCCGCTCATCCTGGCAATCGAACCCGTTCGTGAGAGCTCTGCTTGGGACGACAATCAGTCGAATCAGGTGCATCGTGTCGTCCGGCGACTCGTGACGCGAGCGAAAGACCACGTCCCCATCGAGACAGTTCTGTGTGACCGGGAGTTCGATTCGATGCGCGTGTACCAGACGCTCTCGAATCTCGGCGTGAACTACCTGATTCCGAAACGAATCTCCAGTACAGAACGCGAGGCCATCGAGACGATGGAGGCAGACGGACAAGATGTTGCTGTCGAAACGGCCTCTGTTGAGGTCGAGGCAGGCTCACACCCGATGCGGTTTCTGTACGTCCCCTCGACGAAAGGTGATGGAACAGCGGTGTTCGCGACGAACCTCCCGGTGGGGCCGGACCAGGCTGAGTCATTCTGTCGGCGCTACAGCCGCCGCTGGCAGATCGAAAACGAGTATAAGTCCATCAAGAACGACTTTCTCGCGAAGACATCCTCGAAAGACTACCGCGTGCGTCTGTTCTACTTCGTTTTCGCAGTACTACTCTACAATATCTGGCGGCTGACCGACTTCCTGCTGAAAGCGGGTGTCGACAGTGAGATGGAGTACGTGCCGGTCCTAACCGCAGGTGAGTGTGTTGAGATTGTTGTCTCGGCGTTGATCCCGCCTGACTGA